AAAATATTTAATACTTTTTTTTGTAAACTAAAAAAAATATTTAATACTTTCAAAAAAGAAAATGGAAGAAGTATATGAAAAAAATCTGTACATAATTTCTAACAAAATTGTTTAGCATATATCTGATATTTTTATAAATATTATAGCATATTAAACTATTTTTATGAGTGTTGCTAAAACAAAAATATTTGTACGTGTAATTAATGATAAATCAATAGTAGAGAAAGCATGGAAAATCACAATAAAGAGAATCCCACCGACACCGGGACTCTATTGGCCGGTGACATGTCGGACACGCTCAAGTTAGAATCTGATACCTCTTGTCTCTTCAGCCCACGTGTCCGGTAACTCATTGAAACTTAAGCCACCAAAATATGTAAACCGGACTAATAAACTCGATTTTGATCGCCTAGTTATATGATTAAGGCCGTCTCACAAAACATCAAATTTGATGTTATTTTCATCTTTAACAAAATATTAAAATTGATATTCACCAAATTTGATGTAAAGCACGCCAAAATCTTTAAAATACATATTTTATTATATTTTATTTAATAATATAATTTAATTACTATCAAATTTGTAATTAGACATAAATATATTGTATTATTTGTATTTTAAATTTATTTTCACATAATTAATTTTTTATTTTCAAAATAAATTATTAAATAACTATTATCATTTATCACTTAAATATAACAAAAATATAAATAATAATCTAGATATTTATAAATTACGAATAATAAAAAATTAAAAATTTTAAAATTAAAAACATCAATAATATATAATATTATTTTTGGTGTAAAATTTGGTGTCATTGCTAGAGATGACAATTATTTTAACACCAAAACAATAGATTTGGTGTAATTTCATTATTGTAGATGCTCTAACAAAAATATTTTCATCGATTTGGTATCCAAAATATTGAAATATGGCTGTCCCGGCTTAAACCAGGGGCTGAACCACGTGCCAAACTGTTTTAATGTCTAAGTTTGATATTATAAATAAGAAGATCTCCTTCCATCTTTGGTCGTGTTGGTTAGAAAACAAAAGGGTTTCGAAACTTCTCTTTTATTCTTCCTTTGATTGGTTTGAATTTTTGTGTGTTTCTCTTACAATGACTAAGCTTTGGACTTTCCTCTCTGCTCTTCATTCCATCGCTGGGTACTTACTTGACTTTTCATATTATTTTCTCGATTTAATACTTATCTCCATCAAAATGGCTGCATTGTTTTTCTTTTATAATAACAACGTGATTTCGTGTTTTGTTTACTTTTTACGACCATATGCAGTCCTGTGGTGATGCTGCTTTATCCGTTGTAAGTAACTTACTATTGTTTCTTTGATAAATTCACATTTTGTTTCGTTTAATTTCAAAGATTAAATTCAAATTGTTTTTTTATATTAATAATATTGGTAAGATATGCGTCGGTGCTAGCAATAGAGAGCCCATCAAAAGCAGATGATGAGCAATGGCTTGCTTATTGGATTCTCTACTCTTTTTTAACTCTCTCAGAACTCATCCTTCAATCGCTCCTAGAGTGGTAACAATAATACTAACTATGTATTTTTATTGTCCTGGAAATAATGTGAGAAATTTTTTTTGAATTTTTGTGTGAAAATGTATATAGGATACCGATATGGTACACGGCGAAGCTAGTGTTGGTAGCATGGTTGGTTTTGCCGCAATTCAGAGGAGCAGCTTTCATATACAACAGAGTCGTGAGGGAACAGTTTAGGAAGTATGGCATCCTCAAACCTAAGGTCAACTATTTCATCTTTAACCATTTTCCTATCTTCCTATAGGTTATTATAACGTAAATATATATCTTGAGCTCATATAGCATATCCACTTGATTTGAAAATTTATGGTGGTGATGAATATCTTTGTGACGGCAAACCTAGTCCTAAATAGGTTGGTCCACATGATAGCTGAGTTATCATCCTTCGAATATGGTTTGGTCATTTTTTCGGATTTGTTTGAGCCTCACCATGGAAGTGCAAGGGCCTTTCATTAAAAAAAAAAGAGTCTACTAGGCATGTAGCGTGCCAAAAAGGTTGAAACGAACTGGATTTAAAGTGTGATGGATTAAAAACGGATTTGGTTCAAGTGCAGCGGAGCAACAATCTATCACTATAATCTTGATTCAAAAAATGATGTCAATTTCAGGGAAACAAAAGCATCATAGGTTGCATTTGCATAAAGGGAAAATAAATAATTATACCAATGAAAACTATTAACTTTCCTTCATGATGAGATTTTTTTTTTCTTTGCAAAAAGTACTAGAACGGTTGTCTAGGTTTGTAATACTATTGTATATTGACGGTCTTTTTTTTTTAATTTGGTGTTTGGAATACAGGAACAACACCAGTGACTAAAAAGAGAATGCACGGGACACAAAGAGGCTTTAGTGTTGGTTCCTTCAATACTTTGATATTATGATTTATTTTATTCCATTAACAACACCAAGATGATAATGTAGAAATCTCAAATCACCGGAAATCTTATATATAATTTACCAATGAAGATTGATTTGTACAAAATCCAAATTTACTGAATCCACCTGGAAAACTTTAAGGTCAGAACATTTTTACGGTTTGGAGATATTAGAGCATGTCCAATGGTTAGAGCCTTTAATGGATTCTAACCATTAGTTTAATTATTAAATGACTACTTTATGAAGTTAAGATCCCTTGTTACTATAATTAGTTTTGTGAAGGTCCAATGGGAGAACCTCTTTGAGGTTCTTAAAAAAAAAAATTTAGAAGGTGAATT
The DNA window shown above is from Brassica oleracea var. oleracea cultivar TO1000 chromosome C3, BOL, whole genome shotgun sequence and carries:
- the LOC106333342 gene encoding HVA22-like protein e — its product is MTKLWTFLSALHSIAGPVVMLLYPLYASVLAIESPSKADDEQWLAYWILYSFLTLSELILQSLLEWIPIWYTAKLVLVAWLVLPQFRGAAFIYNRVVREQFRKYGILKPKEQHQ